In Stomoxys calcitrans chromosome 2, idStoCalc2.1, whole genome shotgun sequence, the following proteins share a genomic window:
- the LOC106082241 gene encoding uncharacterized protein LOC106082241, which translates to MTQKIILIYALVISWNPKTRLNARASLDTTWENSVTADTEVEAEAMALNVNKGNNGLWHQAAQPKDWWLKTSGRAQSSTMPSESSKPWGEAPTFAHMAKDQVQLYNNMAANRFLIHNNGKGNYTKKQITPLAASVTAPAEYYRASSSASTSYVNNLPHVSLKLKPYELTSVGDANTEDNLIDIERQRRRRRPNNPSQRHAWMDRNITPYVAKDKAIIAPNQVESHMTHTLETHGNRQHYRNDLMSPVPHDSRLFPLPQGVVSQNDLSVNNVNFEDDVTSTHTTSYAAHDIETNDENLNKMLRPIHQALDRVKQFCDIVKDMLTTDSGNDDDDDDGYDDVDNEIDSYENKIVGDDKTTTDKELLQNQDGKYGNDHSNLSLSLLTNLKMLLRRQPAMVDEGQGQVEHKENNKSPPTTSPLETGREGETITPRILEAIQPQWHDVFAETLGVRRAPSSPLVGSERKVKKKIKKKFKKFLLPLLLAYKLKFLTLIPLLIGGLTLLVGSTGLAGFFFALFAAVMTMKGGHGYRSSS; encoded by the exons ATGACACAAAAAATAATTCTCATTTACGCATTGGTTATAAGTTGGAATCCCAAGACAAGATTAAATGCAAGGGCATCATTGGATACGACATGGGAAAATTCGGTGACGGCAGACACCGAAGTCGAAGCCGAAGCCATGGCCTTGAATGTTAATAAAGGCAATAATGGGCTGTGGCATCAAGCGGCTCAACCAAAAGATTGGTGGCTAAAAACATCTGGCAGAGCACAATCATCTACCATGCCGAGCGAATCATCAAAGCCTTGGGGCGAAGCGCCAACTTTTGCCCACATGGCTAAGGACCAAGTTCAATTATACAACAACATGGCGGCTAATCGATTTCTCATCCATaacaatggcaaaggaaattaCACCAAGAAACAAATAACCCCATTAGCAGCTTCCGTGACTGCTCCTGCTGAGTACTATAGAGCCTCTTCATCGGCATCAACATCATATGTCAACAATTTGCCCCATGTAAGTCTGAAGCTGAAGCCATATGAGTTGACATCAGTAGGTGATGCCAACACCGAAGACAACTTAATTGACATCGaacgacaacgacgacgacgacgaccaaACAATCCCTCCCAAAGGCATGCCTGGATGGATCGCAACATTACTCCCTACGTTGCCAAGGATAAAGCAATAATCGCACCAAATCAAGTGGAAAGCCATATGACACACACCTTAGAGACGCATGGTAATCGACAGCATTATAGAAATGACTTGATGTCACCTGTTCCACATGACAGCAGACTTTTTCCCCTTCCACAGGGGGTGGTATCGCAAAACGATTTAAGTGTAAACAATGTCAACTTTGAGGATGATGTAACATCCACCCATACCACTTCTTACGCTGCTCATGATATTGAAACGAATGATGAAAACCTTAATAAGATGCTGCGACCCATACATCAAGCTTTGGATAGAGTTAAACAATTTTGTGATATTGTTAAGGATATGCTAACAACTGACAGtggtaatgatgatgatgatgatgatggctatGACGATGTCGACAACGAAATCGACtcttatgaaaacaaaatagtGGGAGATGATAAAACGACTACAGATAAGGAGCTTTTACAAAATCAAG ATGGAAAATATGGCAATGATCACTCAAACCTCAGCCTTTCTCTGttgacaaatttaaaaatgttgctAAGGAGACAACCTGCAATGGTGGATGAAGGCCAAGGTCAAGTGGAACATAAGGAAAACAATAAAAGCCCACCAACTACAAGCCCATTGGAAACTGGTAGAGAAGGAGAAACAATCACTCCAAGAATATTAGAGGCGATACAACCACAGTGGCATGATGTTTTTGCCGAAACATTGGGAGTACGACGTGCTCCATCATCTCCTTTGGTTGGCAGTGAACGTAAAGTGAAGAAGAAAATTaagaagaaatttaaaaaatttctgttaCCTCTATTGCTGGCAtacaaactaaaatttttgacattgaTACCGCTGCTCATAGGAGGACTCACCCTGTTGGTGGGCTCAACAGGTTTGGCCGGCTTCTTTTTTGCTCTCTTTGCCGCAGTTATGACCATGAAAGGTGGCCATGGATACCGTAGTTCTTCATAA